TGAGGACCTGATCTGCGCGGACGAAACCACCTCGCTCAAGACCGCCAACGACATCATCTGGGAGCACAAGCTCAACTCTCTCCCGTTGGTGGATAAGCAGGGGCACCTGAAGTACATGGTCTTCCGCAAGGACTATGCCTCCCATAAAGAAAATGAGAACGAGCTGCTGGACAGCCATAAGCGCTACATGGTGGGCGCAGGCATCAATACCCGTGACTTTGCCGAGCGCGTGCCCGCCCTGGTCGAGGCCGGTGCGGATGTGCTGTGCATCGATTCTTCCGAAGGGTTTACTGAGTGGCAGAAGATCACCATCGATTTTATCCGCCAAAAGTACGGCGATACCGTCAAGGTAGGCGCGGGCAACGTGGTGGATAAAGAGGGCTTCCTCTTCCTGGCCAAGGCCGGGGCGGATTTCGTCAAAGTGGGCATCGGCGGCGGTTCCATCTGCATCACCCGCGAGCAAAAGGGCATTGGCCGCGGCCAGGCCACGGCGCTGATCGAGGTGGTCAAGGCCCGGGACGAGTATTTTGAGGAAACCGGCGTGTACGTCCCCGTCTGCTCGGACGGCGGCATCGTTTACGACTATCACATGACCCTGGCGCTGGCCATGGGTGCGGACTTTATCATGCTGGGCCGCTACTTCTCCCGGTTTGACGAGAGCCCCACCAACCGCGTGATGGTCAATGGCACGTATATGAAGGAGTATTGGGGCGAAGGCTCCAACCGCGCCCGCAACTGGCAGCGCTACGATATGGGCGGGGATAAAAAGCTCTCCTTTGAAGAGGGCGTAGATTCCTATGTGCCCTATGCCGGCAGCCTGAAGGATAACGTCACCCTGTCGCTGAACAAGGTGCGCTCCACCATGTGCAACTGCGGTGTGCTCAGCATCCCCGAGTTGCAGCGCAACGCCCGCATCACCCTGGTATCGGCCACCAGCATCGTCGAGGGCGGCAGCCACGATGTGGTGCTTAAGGACAGCAACATCTCCGGGTATTCGTATAAATAAGCCGTTTTCTTACATTCTCTTTCTCGTTCTAAGCGCCCCGCTTGCGGGGCGCTTTTTATTTCCATCGCGGGGAGGGATAGTAGCAGAGCAGGTGGCGCGTATCCGCACAGCACCATTTCCGGGGTTTGGAAACCGTCCGCTCGCGCGTTCGCAACAAAGGATGCGTTACAACTATTTATATTTACTATCCTGGCCTATTTATATTCAGTTAGCTGCCGCGCCCGTCCCCCTCTCCCGTTGCCCCAGTTCTACAAGTATGTTATAATATTTTTATCAAAAACGTTTTAGCGCTCTTTTCTCCGCGCAGCGCATCTCACCTATTTAAAATTACGGGGCGTTGTGGCGCCCTTTTCCTGTGCCGTTTTTCGCACCCAGCAAGATAAACAAAAGGAGGCTATCTTCAGCCATGCCCACCGTTATCAGCCGGTTATTCTCGGTCGAGTCCCTGATCAAGCCCGACCGGCGCTTAGGTCCCCTGCCGGGCACCAAAGACGCCTATCGAGAGCTGCTGCATATTGCCCTGCCCAGCGTGGCGGAGATGCTGATGGTCTCTCTGGTAGGCTCAATCGACACCATGATGGTGGGCCGTCTGGGCCCGGAGGCCATCGCCGCGGTAGGGTTGACCACCCAGCCGCGCATGCTGCTTTTGGCTGTATTTATGGCCCTCAACACCGGGGTCACCGCCATCGTAGCCCGCCGCAAGGGCGAGGGACGCCGGGAGCAGGCGCAGTTGACCCTGCGCAACGCCAGCGTGCTGATCCTGATCATCGCCGCTATCCTGATGATCCCCTCGATCTGGGCGGCCCAGCCTCTGATGCTGCTGGCCGGCGCCCAGGCCGATACCCTGGCCGACGCTACCGTCTACTTTCAGATTTTGGCCCTTGTCCTGCCCATCAACGCCCTGACTATGGCGATCTGCGCGGCCCAGCGCGGCATCGGCAATACCCGCATCACCATGGTCGTCAACATCGTGGCCAACCTGGTCAACGTGGTATTCAACTTTTTCCTGATCGAGGGCAACTGGGGTTTCCCCCGGCTGGGTGTGGCCGGCGCGGCTATCGCCACAGCCATTGGCTTTACGGTTGGGTTGGTTTTAAGCATCCTCTCCATCGCCCACCGGGACAGTTTTTTGCACCTAAAGCTGCGCGCCAGCTGGCGGTTGCATCCGGATATCCTGCGCTCCATCGTCAACGTGG
Above is a genomic segment from Luoshenia tenuis containing:
- a CDS encoding IMP dehydrogenase, producing the protein MAYYFDEPSHTFGEYLLVPGYSSTDCVPTNVNLQTPLVKFKKGEQSPIRLNIPLVSAIMQAVSDDKMAIALAREGGLSFIYGSQSIADEAAMVARVKSYKAGFVTSDSNIKPDQTLEDVLALTQRTGHSTIAVTEDGSANGKLLGIVTSRDYRVSRMPLDLKVSEFMTKFEDLICADETTSLKTANDIIWEHKLNSLPLVDKQGHLKYMVFRKDYASHKENENELLDSHKRYMVGAGINTRDFAERVPALVEAGADVLCIDSSEGFTEWQKITIDFIRQKYGDTVKVGAGNVVDKEGFLFLAKAGADFVKVGIGGGSICITREQKGIGRGQATALIEVVKARDEYFEETGVYVPVCSDGGIVYDYHMTLALAMGADFIMLGRYFSRFDESPTNRVMVNGTYMKEYWGEGSNRARNWQRYDMGGDKKLSFEEGVDSYVPYAGSLKDNVTLSLNKVRSTMCNCGVLSIPELQRNARITLVSATSIVEGGSHDVVLKDSNISGYSYK
- a CDS encoding MATE family efflux transporter; the protein is MPTVISRLFSVESLIKPDRRLGPLPGTKDAYRELLHIALPSVAEMLMVSLVGSIDTMMVGRLGPEAIAAVGLTTQPRMLLLAVFMALNTGVTAIVARRKGEGRREQAQLTLRNASVLILIIAAILMIPSIWAAQPLMLLAGAQADTLADATVYFQILALVLPINALTMAICAAQRGIGNTRITMVVNIVANLVNVVFNFFLIEGNWGFPRLGVAGAAIATAIGFTVGLVLSILSIAHRDSFLHLKLRASWRLHPDILRSIVNVGGNAALEQVAMRIGFFVFARIVADLGTIAFATHQICMQFLNITFTFADGIGVAGTSLVGQYLGKKRPDLSVVFGKISQRIAMIVSLALLSVLIILREPLVAIFNTDPEILALGSQIMIVVALFQPFQTSSVVISGCLRGAGDTRYVARIMLMCVTGIRPLASVLMVYVFHAGLLGAWLSSLLDMSIRVVCVYTRFASCKWFDIEV